From the Pseudobacteriovorax antillogorgiicola genome, the window AAGATTCTCGCAAGAAGATTCTCAAAGGCGTTGACACTCTAGCAAATGCTGTAAAAGTGACTCTTGGCCCTAAAGGCCGTAATGTAGTAATCGACCGTTCTTTCGGTGCTCCTAACATCACAAAAGACGGTGTTTCTGTTGCCAAAGAAATCGAGCTAGAAGACAAGTTCGAAAACATGGGCGCTCAGATGGTTAAAGAAGTTGCTTCTAAAACTTCTGACAACGCTGGTGACGGAACCACAACTGCAACTGTTCTTGCTCAGGCGATCTACCGCGAAGGTGCGAAGCTAGTTGCTGCTGCTCACAACCCAATGGAACTTAAAAAAGGTATCGACCTCGCTGTTAAGTCACTTGTTGTTGAGCTAGACAATCTATCTCGCCAAATTGAAACTCGCGAAGAAGTTTCTCAGGTGGGTACTATCTCTGCAAACAACGACAAAGAAATCGGCGACATCCTTTCTGAAGCGATGGACAAAGTTGGTCGTGACGGTGTTATCACTGTTGACGAAGCTAAAGGTATGGAAACCACTCTTGAGTTCACCGAAGGGATGCAATTCGATCGTGGCTACCTATCACCATATTTCGTAACTGACGCTGAGCGCATGGAATGTGTTGCAGAAGAGGCTTTCGTTCTTATCCATGAGAAGAAAATCTCGAACATGAAAGATCTGCTTCCTATTCTAGAGCAAGTTGCTCAAACAAACCGTCCGTTCGTTATCATCGCTGAAGATGTTGACGGCGAAGCGCTTGCAACTCTTGTTGTAAACCGTCTCCGCGGAACTCTAAAAGTTGCTGCTGTTAAAGCTCCTGGCTTCGGCGACCGTCGCAAGGCGATGCTAGAAGATATCGCAACTCTAACTGGCGGTACTGTTATCAGCGAAGACGTAGGTCTTAAGCTTGAGACGATGACAATCGATCAGCTAGGGGAAGCGAAGCGTGTTTCTATCACTAAAGACAACACAACAATCGTCGACGGTGCTGGCGAAAAAGCTAACATCGACGCTCGCGTTGGCCAAATCCGCGCTGAAATCGAAAACACAACTTCAGACTACGACCGTGAAAAACTACAAGAGCGCCTTGCGAAACTTGTTGGTGGTGTAGCAGTTATCAAAGTTGGCGCTGCAACTGAAGTTGAAATGAAAGAGAAAAAAGCTCGCGTTGAAGATGCTCTAAACTCTACACGCGCTGCTGTTGAAGACGGCATCGTACCAGGCGGTGGCACTGCTCTTATTCGCTGTCAGCACGCTCTAGACAGCGTTACAGCAGAAGGCGAGCAGAAGTTCGGCGTTCAGATCATCCGTCGCGCTATCGAAGAACCTCTTCGTCAAATCGCATTCAACGCTGGCATCGAGCCTGCTGTTGTTGTTGATAAGATCAAGCAAGGAAAAGATGGCTTCGGCTTCAACGCTCTAACTGAAGTATACGAAGATCTTTACAAAGCTGGTGTCATCGACCCAACTAAAGTAACTAAGACTGCTCTAACTAATGCAGCTTCTGTTGCTAGTCTGCTTCTTACCACTGAAGCTATGATCGCTGATATGCCTGAGCCTGCTAATGCTGCTGGTAATGCTGCGGCTGCAGCTGCTGGCATGGGCGGCATGGGTGGTATGGGCGGCATGGGCGGCATGGGTGGAATGATGTAGGAACCGCGAAGTCATCCTGAACCTAGTAGGTGAAGGATCTCGTCGGGTTACATCCGCACTACATGTCATCCTGAGCCTTTTTGCGAAGGATCTCCGGAAATCGGTCAAAGATTTCCGGGCAAAAATGAAAAATGGAACCCGGATCACTTTTAGTGGTTCGGGTTTTTATCTTTTAAGGAAGTAATATGGGTAATACTGCTTGGGTTCCATTGAGTGATGAAGAAGATAAACAGGTTTGGAATAGGTTTAAGTCAGACTTCAAATTTAATCCATCCGTCGAGGAGTTTCCTGGGATAGTGGAGCCTCAAGAATCCGTCACCTATAGCTGGGATGTTTTCCAAAGCTTTACTAATGAAGAGTTACTGAAGTTAGCGAAAATCTTAGCTACTGATTCTGGTTGGATATATGGACTAGATTGGCAGCATGAATGTTTCCAGTTTTTTCCTGCGAAAGCCCAATTTGATGACCCCTGGAAGGTTTCCTTTCCTGATGGAGACTATGCTATCATCATCGATAAGAATCTAAAAAATGGATATTTTGGCCATCCCTGGGAGCAGACAATTTGCTTTTTCGGTGAGGCCTGCCTCGATTGGCTTGAACAGCAGACACTGGACAAAGAGTTGGTCATTCGATCTCACAGCAATTCCTCTTCATCATACAAAGACCGGTTAGACTACTGAAAATAAGGAAAGGAAGCCAAATTGCAAAAATATCTGAATAAGACTGCAACAGAAGAAAATTGCTTCTTTTCTGAGAACCGCCTAAATAAAGAGCTTATTTCTGAGAGCATAGCCAATAAGACATTCAAACTACCTTGGGGAGAAACTCCTCCCAAAGAGGGGTCCACTATTTCCCTATTCCTCAAAGTAGGAAGCCATTCATCAGCCCGTGAGAAGTTATTGAAAAACAAAGATAACGTTATTCCTTGGACTGATATAGAAACATTGAGTGCTAGCTTCACAACCAGGTTGGGACCTAATAGGTCAAGCTGGTTTTGTTGGTGGCCAGAGAAGCTATCTTACAACGGATTCAGATGGCTATCGGACAAAGATTGGGATTTTAACGGTGAGTCAATTCGGAATATGTCAGGGTGTTTGAGACAATTAGGGTGAAAGTTTAGTATAACAATCACCCCAAAACGGGTATAGACTTCCTTACCACCGGTACATTTATACCCACAGAATCAGCGGGTACTGGCAGTCTAGGTCCGGACTTTGGAAACCTTTCTGGATAGGCTTCAAAAGCCTGCTTGAGAACCTCAGCTCTCTTCTTAGCTACAGACTTATCCTTACCTTGATGAACAGTTTCAGGCGTCATCAAGCCAAGATTTATGTGTCGATGCTCAGTGTTGTACCAACCAAAAAACTTTTGCAAGCATTCACTAGCATCTTCTGGGCTCTCATACCAAGCTTTGAAGTAGCGATGGTATTTGAGTG encodes:
- the groL gene encoding chaperonin GroEL (60 kDa chaperone family; promotes refolding of misfolded polypeptides especially under stressful conditions; forms two stacked rings of heptamers to form a barrel-shaped 14mer; ends can be capped by GroES; misfolded proteins enter the barrel where they are refolded when GroES binds), giving the protein MTAKSINFGEDSRKKILKGVDTLANAVKVTLGPKGRNVVIDRSFGAPNITKDGVSVAKEIELEDKFENMGAQMVKEVASKTSDNAGDGTTTATVLAQAIYREGAKLVAAAHNPMELKKGIDLAVKSLVVELDNLSRQIETREEVSQVGTISANNDKEIGDILSEAMDKVGRDGVITVDEAKGMETTLEFTEGMQFDRGYLSPYFVTDAERMECVAEEAFVLIHEKKISNMKDLLPILEQVAQTNRPFVIIAEDVDGEALATLVVNRLRGTLKVAAVKAPGFGDRRKAMLEDIATLTGGTVISEDVGLKLETMTIDQLGEAKRVSITKDNTTIVDGAGEKANIDARVGQIRAEIENTTSDYDREKLQERLAKLVGGVAVIKVGAATEVEMKEKKARVEDALNSTRAAVEDGIVPGGGTALIRCQHALDSVTAEGEQKFGVQIIRRAIEEPLRQIAFNAGIEPAVVVDKIKQGKDGFGFNALTEVYEDLYKAGVIDPTKVTKTALTNAASVASLLLTTEAMIADMPEPANAAGNAAAAAAGMGGMGGMGGMGGMGGMM
- a CDS encoding DUF2716 domain-containing protein translates to MGNTAWVPLSDEEDKQVWNRFKSDFKFNPSVEEFPGIVEPQESVTYSWDVFQSFTNEELLKLAKILATDSGWIYGLDWQHECFQFFPAKAQFDDPWKVSFPDGDYAIIIDKNLKNGYFGHPWEQTICFFGEACLDWLEQQTLDKELVIRSHSNSSSSYKDRLDY
- a CDS encoding integrase core domain-containing protein — encoded protein: LKYHRYFKAWYESPEDASECLQKFFGWYNTEHRHINLGLMTPETVHQGKDKSVAKKRAEVLKQAFEAYPERFPKSGPRLPVPADSVGINVPVVRKSIPVLG